GTATAACCTACAGAGTAGAGCCGGTAGGAACCCTAGCCCTACCAACCACACATGTACATGCGTATATATCGGCCTATGGGCTCATGGATATATTTATCGCCCTATGGCCTCATGGATATTACATATATATAGCCTCAGGGaacacaagttgcatatttcctcaGTGTGAGCATTTAAATTGCTATAGAGCATAACAAGAAATGTGTGCAAAACAATAAGCCATCTCATATTAATGTTAAAAACACCAAGGCAACATAGTTATACAAACTTTTTCCCCtagcaaaaatattacttttttgtAGTAGAACAATGTGAATTGCTTTCGGGAGAACCTTACAGATGCCGCCTGTTCCAATCCTAATTTAACTTGTTTCCTAGGTCAAAGCAAACATGGTACAACAGGACCAAGTAAAATGGCGACATTCTTCTGAAAGTGAGTTTAATACCTCTATCTAGATTCTAGAAGAGTGTCACATGATTTCATCTGTCTGGCTCTGTTTGGCATGGCAGTGGATTATGATGCTGTTCGCCTGACTAGATTTTTCCTATTCAGCTGTTTGACCAACCgtcttttttgaaaagaaaaaaaaactgccaGACTAACCAAATTTTGCCTATTTCCCGCACCTACTTTCTCACAGTAGATTATACTATAAAGTTCAGCACAACATGGTTCATCAACCGCAAATTGGGCCTTAGTCAAAATAAGTGCCGCACCACACCTACTTTCTGATTGTACAATTAGAGAGCGACAATACAATGTCTCTTTCTTAACACCACATTAAAGAGTACAAATTCAGAGGGGGGNNNNNNNNNNNNNNNNNNNNNNNNNNNNNNNNNNNNNNNNNNNNNNNNNNNNNNNNNNNNNNNNNNNNNNNNNNNNNNNNNNNNNNNNNNNNNNNNNNNNNNNNNNNNNNNNNNNNNNNNNNNNNNNNNNNNNNNNNNNNNNNNNNNNNNNNNNNNNNNNNNNNNNNNNNNNNNNNNNNNNNNNNNNNNNNNNNNNNNNNNNNNNNtcttgtgtatatctggtggtCGCTTCCTGAAACCGTGCCAAAGCCTGCATAGCCATTTCATTCTGTCAATGTTACCTTGAAATGCAAAAGAACACCTAATATTATGCTATATTTATTATCACATAACAAAGAGGGAACGAAAATATTCTGACGGACTTTTCTGTACTCAGTTTCGAATTGACGCAGATCAGTTCTTTTCTCCAGAATTTTAGCCTCTATTTCTTTTAGCCTCTCTGTTGTGTCTTCGTAACTCTTTGCGCACATTGCTTCAATTGTATAGCTGGCTGGCTTGAAAAAATTGTCACCTGAACATATCAATTAGGATAGCTCAGAACAGAGAAATGTCATAGATATAAACAGAGAAATAAAGAATGCGTACCATATACAGCAAATATATGAGTTCCAGGTTTAAGTGTCGAGACTTCGCAAGGTTGGAGACCTTCCAATCTTTTAAAGAATGCAGCCTCAGGATCTTTAGCCATTGCCAACTGTAGTACGAAAGCAACTCTGCAAATTAGTTACAAGGAGCATAAAGACTAAAGCCACTAGATGCAGCATACATACCGCATTCACTGTCGAGTCCATACGGTAGACTTGAAAATGCAGGAAATACATGCCTGCAGATGTCACCTTGCCAGTCTTCTGACTATCTTCCTGCAGAGAATAAATGATATGTTATTAAACACAACGACACAACCCCTAGCCAGAGTTTCCCAACAGCCTTAATGATATGAGTGTAATTTGAGCAAGCAAATATTGAGTGGCTAAGAAGCTTGACTGATAAATGGGGGATAGAGATGTAACAGGAAACGATATGAAGCATTCCCCAAGGAAACGTAGAAAATCTAATGTTTTAAACAAGATGAGGAATATTGTATATTCAAGATAAGGGAGTAAACAAGGTGTCTGGGTTTGGTTGGCAAATTAATAACATGATAAAAGTTGGTTTGGATGGTGGCACTTGCTTTTTTAGCACACCTACATCTTAAAAGTTGGACTGGTGAATATGGTGGAAATTTGAGCTCTCCAAACTCTTACTCAAGGTTAATACACCATGCACAGCAGGTATAATAATAAGGATTACACTATTAAGCCATTGGAATATAATCCATGGCATGCCATTGCCAAATAATGACAACCAGGAAAtggaataaagcaggacatacctgTAGAGCTAGTCCATAGCCTCCGTTGACTTCTTGTTCGAAGAAAAGAAGCTGTAGACAATATTGGAAAATTAAGAGTGAATAGTATCTCAATACTCGCACGGAAAACAACAAGCAAAGCTTCAATGCAAGTGAAAATGAAGAAAGAATCAAACTCGTACCTTAAATTTACTTTGTGCAACTGAAGTGGCTCTAACTACTATTCCTGAATGAGCTTGCTCTTCACTTATTGTCACACCAAAGAAATGAGCAGATTGCTTTTCAACCTACACACACAAAAATGACATTTTACAACCCTCCCGTATAACTAATACCACAAGAATGGCAGCAGTAGAACCTTTCCCATAGCTGATGTCCCAACTGGGAGTGGTCTCACTGTCACTGTTCCATTCATAGCTTCTTCAAGAACAGTAGGAGATACCGTCGTCTTGATAGGAACCCCGAGCTTGCTAAAAGTAGTATAAGAGAGCAGGTAATTAGGAATCTTCAATCATCACTGAAGAATAATTCTCACTGTATTCTGCAATCACCTGAAAAGTGCAGCAAACATTGTGTTCACAGTTCCAAGATTGGACAAATCAATCTCCATATCCATTCCTTCATTTTCCAACGCCTGAGAAATAAAATACAACAAGAGATGTaacctatactccctccgtctcagtaTATAAGCAAAAGCCTAAATGGACCTGTGACAAAAAAGCAGTATTTTGCAAGACAAATACAACAATATTATTCTTATATGCCCAATCCATATAGTTCCTCACATATAAGTGGTCAAAGTTTAAAATGTCCGATCGCACACAACATAATATGCCCTATATTTTGGGACATAACAAGTACTACCTCTGTTCActtatataagacgttttagacatTCAGACACTGTTCAAAATAGTACAAAGCAAGCTGTCTGAAACGTCTTATAAAAACtaacggagggagtaaatcttattttctccatcAAATAAGAGATATATTCAGATGCTAAATATCTGAGATTTAGCAAACACACCTTCACAAAATAATAAGTAAATAAGCATCAGTGTCAAATTCTATTTCTGTAATCCTGCATTAGTTCATTTTAATGATGTCACCCTGAGTCTCAACTTGTCTAAGGAAAATCAGAGGCTCTAATCTTGCATAATTATCCAAAAATAAAAATTTAGTCAGATAGTTATAGTTCAATAGTGAAAATGCTTCCTTGCTGGTCGATAGAGGCTCTCATTGCACCTTCAGCAATTTTGATGGATCACCAGACGTTTCTCTACAACGCAACACCCAGTATTTGAGTAACCAGACCACACAGATTCATCTTGTTACAGCATACATGGATTAAATGTCCGgtcacataataaaaaaatagacAGTCAGGGTGCGTTTGGTAGCAAAagtatttttgtagttttctagGAATACGGTGTTGCCAAACTAGGCCTCAACACCATGCTGATTGTAGACATAGCCCAGTCAGAAATCACATTTAAATGATGGATCTCTGGTTGTTTGGAAATTGCAGTATCACTGAAGAGCCAGCCCTACATAGTTAGAAGGTAGGCCAGGGGTTTCTTCCTACAGTCAACCAAGTACAATGCTAGCAAAGGGCCAATTTTTCATCTCTAATAAATATTCTGGTGTAGCTCTAGAAAAATATGCAGTAATAGTAGAGTTAAAGAAAAGAAAAGATTGCTAACCTCAATATATTAGACAAAGGAGTTCAATTACACGAAATGCTGGAGGACAACTCAAGAATAATCTTGATCTCAATAAAGCAAATAAACCCAACTTTGAAGTATTGAGGATAAACCCAGTAATCAAACAGGTATTTCAGTATCTAGATTTTTGCCAAACTCCATATTATGAGAAAAGGTGATACAATGCAGAACCATTACAGTTAAAATAAAATATGCACAGACGGAAAAATGCTATTCGAATGTAGTCTGGTGCATTCGGCGTGAGAACAGCACCTCAAAACCAGCAGTATCATATTGCCTCCGTTTCTCAGGATCTGACAAGATACTGTACGAATATGCAACTTCTTTGAACAGCTCTGATGCTTCTGGGTTGCTAGCATTTTTGTCCGGGTGATACCTGTCAAATATAATAGTAACTATGAAAATCATCCAAGCATCTATGGCAATCAAGTCTTAATTTTGTGGTAACAGTGAAAAAACTAAAAGAGTATGCAAAAAGTGAGGATGCCAAATAGATGACAAGCATAAGGAAAGATTTGTTAGCATCCCAGGATTTCTATCGCCCCTTGAATTTACCATGAAACTTGAGATTACACGACTATATAAAGAACGTACTACATAAAAAAGGGTTAAATGAGATGTCCCAGAGACAACACATAAGGCCATATATGAATCTACGAAACATATGGTTTTACATAAAATCCTTTGCAGTGCATCCATAACATTGTGGTCGCTATGTGTCCTTATGTTTCCTTGTAAATAAAAGCAAACGGAAACTACAATATCATTATTGTAGTGCATTTCCACGTTGACATAAACTTCACCA
The Triticum dicoccoides isolate Atlit2015 ecotype Zavitan chromosome 3A, WEW_v2.0, whole genome shotgun sequence genome window above contains:
- the LOC119272290 gene encoding chaperone protein dnaJ 15-like yields the protein MASSGKMEGPSAPALRRDPYEVLSVSRDSSDQEIKSAYRKLALKYHPDKNASNPEASELFKEVAYSYSILSDPEKRRQYDTAGFEALENEGMDMEIDLSNLGTVNTMFAALFSKLGVPIKTTVSPTVLEEAMNGTVTVRPLPVGTSAMGKVEKQSAHFFGVTISEEQAHSGIVVRATSVAQSKFKLLFFEQEVNGGYGLALQEDSQKTGKVTSAGMYFLHFQVYRMDSTVNALAMAKDPEAAFFKRLEGLQPCEVSTLKPGTHIFAVYGDNFFKPASYTIEAMCAKSYEDTTERLKEIEAKILEKRTDLRQFETEYRKALARFQEATTRYTQEK